The following coding sequences lie in one Mycobacterium gordonae genomic window:
- a CDS encoding Rv3235 family protein, which yields MPVSDAAVTPVIDYEPPTRAPGPNVPRCLPSPPAARPRLHPAPTTPLSPRMRQAAVFADAALRRVLEVMDRRRPAAQLGAVLAPGLVDSVFAVSRATAGTPGAAVLRRMRVQPARGDDAAEVFGSYSRGERVHAIACRVEELPAGRWLVVALHIG from the coding sequence GTGCCCGTTTCCGACGCCGCCGTAACGCCGGTGATCGACTACGAACCGCCGACCCGCGCACCCGGCCCCAATGTCCCGCGCTGCCTGCCGTCGCCCCCGGCGGCCCGCCCTCGGCTGCATCCGGCGCCGACCACCCCGCTGTCCCCGCGGATGCGCCAGGCAGCCGTCTTCGCCGACGCCGCGTTGCGCCGGGTGCTCGAGGTGATGGACCGGCGCCGACCCGCCGCCCAACTGGGCGCGGTGTTGGCGCCGGGCCTGGTGGACTCGGTATTCGCGGTCAGCCGGGCGACTGCGGGGACACCGGGCGCCGCGGTGCTGCGCCGGATGCGGGTACAGCCTGCCCGCGGTGATGACGCAGCCGAGGTGTTCGGCTCCTACAGCCGCGGCGAACGGGTCCACGCGATCGCCTGCCGGGTCGAAGAGCTGCCTGCCGGCCGATGGTTGGTCGTCGCGCTGCACATCGGTTGA
- a CDS encoding WS/DGAT/MGAT family O-acyltransferase — protein MVTRLSTADASFYRLENTATPMYVGSLSILRRPRSGLSYETLLATVEQRLPQIPRYRQKVREVKFGMARPVWIDDRDFDITYHVRRSALPSPGSDEQLHELIARLAARPLDKSRPLWEMYLVEGLTKNRIALYTKSHQALINGMGALEINHVIADRTRRPPAFPEDIWVPERDPGSTRLMIGAIGDWIVGPGTQLRAVGSSLTGLVTSSTQLAEAGRRVFDIARTAARGTAPSSPLNATVSRNRRFTVARGKLDDYRAVRARYECDINDVVLAVVTGALGNWLMSRGEAVSSTATVRALAPLSVYADEQLDSTGPGQAMSEVTPFLVDLPVGEGNAVVRLSQIAHATESNPGASSRVDARTIVTLSGFAPPTLHAMGIRVATSYSARQFNLLITNAPGAQSQMYIAGTKLLETYAVPPLLHNQALAISVTSYNGMLYFGINADRDAMSDVDLLPGLLTQALDELLDASR, from the coding sequence ATGGTGACTCGTTTGTCCACTGCGGACGCGTCCTTCTACCGGCTGGAAAACACGGCGACACCCATGTACGTCGGTTCGCTGTCGATCTTGCGGCGCCCGCGATCCGGGCTGAGCTACGAGACGCTGTTGGCCACCGTTGAGCAGCGGTTACCGCAGATCCCGCGGTATCGGCAGAAGGTGCGCGAGGTCAAGTTCGGGATGGCCCGACCGGTATGGATCGACGACCGCGACTTCGACATCACCTATCACGTCCGGCGCTCGGCGCTGCCCTCCCCGGGCAGCGATGAGCAACTGCACGAGCTGATCGCGCGACTGGCTGCCCGCCCCCTGGACAAGTCCCGACCGTTGTGGGAGATGTACCTCGTCGAAGGTCTGACCAAGAACCGCATCGCCCTCTACACCAAGTCGCACCAGGCGCTGATCAACGGCATGGGCGCGCTGGAGATCAACCACGTCATCGCCGACCGGACGCGACGGCCGCCCGCGTTCCCCGAGGACATCTGGGTCCCCGAACGTGATCCCGGCAGCACCCGACTGATGATCGGCGCTATCGGCGACTGGATCGTGGGTCCGGGCACCCAGCTGCGCGCCGTCGGATCCTCGCTGACCGGCCTGGTGACCAGCTCCACCCAACTGGCCGAGGCGGGGCGCCGGGTGTTCGACATCGCGCGCACAGCGGCCCGGGGGACCGCTCCGAGCAGTCCGCTCAACGCCACCGTGTCGCGCAACCGGCGGTTCACGGTGGCCCGCGGGAAGCTCGACGACTATCGGGCGGTGCGGGCGCGCTATGAGTGCGACATCAACGACGTGGTCCTGGCGGTGGTGACCGGGGCACTGGGCAACTGGCTGATGTCGCGCGGCGAGGCCGTCTCGTCGACGGCGACCGTGCGCGCGCTGGCGCCGCTGTCGGTGTACGCCGACGAACAACTCGACTCGACCGGCCCCGGCCAGGCGATGAGCGAGGTGACCCCGTTTCTCGTCGACCTGCCGGTGGGGGAGGGCAACGCGGTGGTGCGGCTGTCGCAGATCGCGCACGCCACCGAGTCGAATCCGGGGGCATCCAGCCGGGTCGACGCCAGGACCATCGTCACGTTGTCGGGTTTCGCCCCGCCGACCCTGCACGCCATGGGCATCAGGGTGGCGACCAGCTATTCGGCCCGCCAATTCAACCTGCTGATCACCAATGCGCCCGGAGCGCAGTCGCAGATGTACATCGCCGGCACGAAACTGCTGGAAACCTATGCGGTGCCGCCCCTGCTGCACAATCAGGCGCTGGCCATCAGCGTCACGTCCTACAACGGAATGTTGTATTTCGGGATCAACGCCGACCGCGACGCGATGAGCGATGTCGATCTGCTGCCGGGGCTGCTGACCCAGGCGCTGGACGAGCTGCTGGACGCTTCCCGGTAG
- the ppk2 gene encoding polyphosphate kinase 2 → MGVSTPKKKKSATAPKLSNDLYEAELFRLQTEFVKLQEWVRHTGARLVVIFEGRDAAGKGGAIKRITEYLSPRVAHIAALPVPTGRERGQWYYQRYISHLPAKGEIVLFDRSWYNRAGIEKVMGFCTPHEHALFLRQTPIFEQMLIDDGILLRKYWFSVSETEQLRRFKARLNDPVRQWKLSPMDMESVYRWEDYSRAKDEMMVHTDTPVSPWYVVESDIKKHARLNMMAHLLSTIEYQDVEKPVVKLPSRPVVSGNYKRPARELSKYVDDHVAQLMRGA, encoded by the coding sequence ATTGGTGTGAGCACCCCGAAGAAGAAGAAATCTGCGACCGCGCCGAAGCTCTCCAACGACCTCTATGAGGCCGAATTATTCAGGCTGCAAACAGAATTCGTGAAGCTCCAGGAGTGGGTGCGGCACACCGGGGCGCGGCTGGTGGTCATCTTCGAGGGCCGCGACGCCGCGGGCAAGGGTGGCGCCATCAAGCGGATCACCGAATACCTCAGTCCCCGCGTCGCTCATATCGCCGCGCTGCCCGTGCCGACCGGCCGGGAACGCGGTCAGTGGTACTACCAGCGTTACATCAGCCACCTGCCGGCCAAAGGGGAGATCGTGCTGTTCGACCGGTCGTGGTACAACCGCGCCGGCATCGAGAAAGTCATGGGATTCTGCACACCCCACGAGCATGCGCTGTTCCTGCGCCAGACGCCGATCTTCGAACAGATGCTCATCGACGACGGGATACTGCTGCGCAAATACTGGTTCTCGGTGTCCGAGACCGAGCAGTTGCGGCGATTCAAGGCCAGGCTCAATGATCCCGTGCGGCAATGGAAGTTGAGCCCGATGGACATGGAGTCGGTGTACCGCTGGGAGGATTATTCGCGCGCCAAGGACGAGATGATGGTGCACACCGACACCCCGGTGAGCCCGTGGTACGTCGTGGAGTCCGACATCAAGAAGCACGCGCGGCTGAACATGATGGCGCACCTGCTGTCCACGATCGAGTATCAGGATGTGGAAAAGCCCGTGGTCAAGCTGCCGTCGCGGCCGGTGGTCAGCGGAAACTACAAGCGGCCGGCGCGGGAACTGTCCAAGTACGTCGACGATCACGTCGCCCAATTGATGCGTGGCGCATGA
- a CDS encoding DUF6912 family protein — translation MTHVYIPATLAMLQQLVADGSLRPVSGTAFAVTPKLRESYAEGDDDELAEVALREAALASLRLLAVEHGDELPPRRAVLAAELDPDAGGVTFRPDLDDAVVRVVGSVPMDRVIAAYVDNAAAEQAVSAAIEAIDDADLGDEDAELVVGDAQDHDLAWYATQELPFLLELL, via the coding sequence ATGACTCACGTCTACATCCCCGCCACCCTGGCCATGCTGCAGCAACTCGTCGCCGACGGATCCTTGCGCCCGGTCAGTGGCACTGCCTTCGCCGTCACCCCGAAATTGCGGGAGTCCTACGCCGAAGGCGACGACGACGAACTCGCCGAGGTGGCACTGCGGGAGGCGGCGCTGGCTTCGTTGCGGTTGCTCGCGGTGGAGCACGGTGACGAGTTGCCGCCGCGACGGGCGGTGCTGGCCGCCGAACTCGACCCGGACGCCGGCGGGGTCACCTTCCGTCCCGATCTGGACGACGCGGTGGTCAGAGTGGTCGGCTCGGTGCCTATGGATCGGGTGATCGCGGCGTATGTGGACAACGCCGCCGCCGAGCAGGCGGTGTCGGCGGCCATCGAGGCCATCGACGACGCGGATCTGGGCGACGAGGACGCCGAGTTAGTCGTCGGTGACGCCCAGGATCACGACCTGGCGTGGTACGCCACCCAGGAGCTGCCCTTCCTGCTCGAACTGCTCTGA
- a CDS encoding DinB family protein gives MDTGTLASDLERARVEFHRLLDEAARTNAWSAPTRGTRWTNEQLLFHMVFGYLVTQRLLVLVRLLGRLPDPVSRIFAGTLNAASRPFHVVNYYGSCAAALVYNRRRMGPKFDRVIASLQRGLARESDGDLRRGMYYPTRWDPFFSVYMTLEDTYRYPGLHFDFHRDQLALSPFS, from the coding sequence GTGGATACCGGAACGCTCGCGAGTGACCTGGAGAGAGCCCGAGTCGAATTCCACCGTCTGCTGGACGAAGCGGCGCGGACGAACGCGTGGTCCGCGCCGACACGCGGCACCCGCTGGACCAACGAACAGCTGTTGTTCCACATGGTGTTCGGCTACCTGGTCACCCAGCGACTGCTGGTGCTGGTGCGGCTGTTGGGAAGGTTGCCCGATCCCGTCAGCCGCATCTTCGCGGGCACTCTCAACGCCGCGAGCCGGCCCTTTCACGTCGTCAACTACTACGGTTCGTGCGCGGCCGCGCTCGTCTACAACCGGCGCCGGATGGGCCCCAAGTTCGATCGGGTGATCGCGTCACTGCAGCGCGGGCTCGCCCGGGAAAGCGACGGCGACCTGCGTCGCGGCATGTATTACCCGACGCGCTGGGACCCGTTCTTCAGCGTGTACATGACGTTGGAGGACACCTACCGGTACCCGGGACTGCATTTCGACTTCCATCGAGACCAGCTCGCCCTCAGCCCGTTCAGCTAG
- a CDS encoding ferredoxin reductase produces MGIKNAVLSANVVNTRRPTVAGADRHPGWHALRKLAARITTPLLPDDYLRLANPLWSARELRGRIVAVRRETEDSATLVIKPGWGFSFDYQPGQYIGIGLFIDGRWRWRSYSLTSSPVSAGTITITVKAMPEGFLSSHLVAGVEPGTIVRLAAPQGNFVLPDPAPPAILFLTAGSGITPVMSMLRTLLRRNQIGDITHLHSAPTETDVMFAAELAALADRHPGYRLSIRQTRTQGRLDLSRLDEQVPDWRDRQTWACGPESMLAQATKVYSAAGIEDRLHLERFAVARAAPAGAGGTVTFARSGKTVTADAATSVMDAGEGAGVQMPFGCRMGICQSCVVDLVDGHVRDLRTGEQHDPGTRVQTCVSAASGDCVVDI; encoded by the coding sequence ATGGGCATCAAGAACGCGGTATTGTCCGCCAACGTCGTCAACACCAGGCGCCCGACCGTCGCCGGCGCCGATCGGCATCCCGGCTGGCACGCGCTGCGCAAACTGGCCGCACGAATCACCACGCCGCTGCTGCCCGACGACTATCTGCGCCTGGCCAACCCGTTGTGGTCGGCCCGCGAGCTGCGCGGCCGCATCGTGGCGGTGCGCCGCGAGACCGAGGACTCCGCCACGCTGGTCATCAAGCCCGGCTGGGGGTTCAGCTTCGACTACCAGCCCGGCCAGTACATCGGGATCGGGCTGTTCATCGACGGGCGCTGGCGGTGGCGGTCGTACTCGCTCACGTCGAGCCCCGTCAGCGCAGGCACCATCACCATCACCGTCAAGGCGATGCCCGAGGGTTTCCTGTCCAGCCACCTGGTGGCCGGCGTCGAACCCGGGACCATCGTCCGACTGGCCGCACCGCAGGGCAATTTCGTGCTGCCGGACCCGGCGCCGCCGGCGATCCTCTTCCTCACCGCTGGATCCGGCATCACGCCGGTGATGTCGATGCTGCGAACATTGTTGCGCCGCAACCAGATCGGCGATATCACCCACCTGCATTCGGCGCCGACCGAGACGGACGTCATGTTCGCCGCCGAGCTGGCCGCACTGGCTGACCGGCACCCCGGCTATCGCCTGTCGATACGCCAGACCCGGACCCAGGGCCGGCTCGACCTGTCCCGGCTCGACGAACAGGTGCCTGACTGGCGCGACCGCCAGACCTGGGCCTGCGGGCCGGAGAGCATGCTCGCCCAGGCGACCAAGGTCTACAGCGCCGCGGGCATCGAAGACCGGTTGCACCTGGAACGGTTCGCGGTCGCCCGCGCGGCGCCGGCCGGAGCGGGCGGCACGGTGACGTTCGCCCGCAGCGGCAAGACGGTGACCGCCGATGCGGCGACATCGGTGATGGATGCCGGTGAAGGAGCAGGTGTGCAGATGCCGTTCGGCTGCCGGATGGGTATTTGTCAGTCCTGTGTCGTCGACCTGGTGGATGGTCATGTTCGTGACCTGCGCACCGGCGAACAACACGATCCCGGAACTCGCGTACAGACGTGTGTGTCGGCCGCATCCGGCGACTGCGTGGTCGACATCTAG
- a CDS encoding fatty acid desaturase family protein gives MAITDVEVFAHLTDADIENLGIELDAIRRDIEDSRGERDARYIHRTIAAQRAMELSGRVILAASSRRKAWWAGAATLGVAKIIENMEIGHNVMHGQWDWMNDPEIHSSTWEWDMSGSSKHWRYTHNFVHHKYTNILGIDDDVGYGLLRVTRDQPWKRFNIFNLVWNSLLLLLFEWGVGLQHVEIGKIVKKRMDHEEARERIDEFLLKAGRQVVKDYVAFPALTSLSPGATYSSTLKANALANVIRNVWANAVIFCGHFPDGAEKFTKSDMIGETRGQWYLRQMLGSANFEGGWLLRFMSGNLCHQIEHHLYPDLPSNRLHEISVRVREVCDKYDLPYTTGSFLMQYGKTWRTLAKLSLPDKYLRDGADDAPETRSERMFAELGPDFAGTDPTTGRRRGLKTAIATVRSWRRNRRAVVAPTDDDLAA, from the coding sequence ATGGCGATCACGGACGTCGAAGTATTTGCGCACCTGACAGATGCCGACATCGAAAATCTGGGCATCGAACTGGATGCGATCCGCCGCGACATCGAAGATTCGCGCGGCGAACGCGACGCCCGATACATCCACCGCACCATCGCCGCGCAGCGCGCGATGGAGTTGTCCGGTCGGGTGATCCTGGCCGCCAGCTCACGACGCAAGGCATGGTGGGCCGGCGCCGCGACCCTGGGCGTGGCCAAGATCATCGAGAACATGGAGATCGGCCACAACGTCATGCACGGCCAGTGGGACTGGATGAACGATCCCGAGATCCACTCCTCCACCTGGGAGTGGGACATGAGCGGGTCGTCCAAGCACTGGCGGTACACCCACAACTTCGTGCACCACAAGTACACCAACATCCTGGGCATCGACGACGACGTCGGCTACGGTCTGCTGCGGGTCACCCGAGACCAGCCCTGGAAGCGCTTCAACATCTTCAATCTCGTGTGGAACTCCTTGCTCTTGCTCCTGTTCGAATGGGGCGTCGGCCTACAGCACGTCGAGATCGGCAAGATCGTCAAGAAGCGGATGGACCACGAGGAGGCCCGCGAGCGGATCGACGAGTTCCTGCTCAAGGCCGGTCGGCAGGTGGTCAAGGACTATGTCGCCTTTCCGGCGCTCACCTCACTGTCGCCCGGCGCGACGTACTCCTCGACGCTGAAGGCCAACGCGCTGGCCAACGTGATCCGCAACGTCTGGGCCAACGCCGTCATCTTCTGCGGCCACTTCCCGGACGGCGCAGAGAAATTCACCAAGTCGGACATGATCGGTGAGACGCGGGGCCAGTGGTACCTGCGGCAGATGCTCGGCAGCGCCAACTTCGAGGGCGGCTGGCTGCTGCGCTTCATGAGCGGCAACCTGTGCCACCAGATCGAGCACCACCTCTACCCGGATCTGCCCAGCAACCGGTTGCACGAGATCTCGGTGCGCGTCCGGGAGGTCTGCGACAAATACGACTTGCCTTACACCACAGGCTCTTTCCTGATGCAGTACGGCAAGACGTGGCGCACGCTGGCCAAGCTTTCGCTGCCGGACAAGTACCTGCGCGACGGCGCCGACGATGCGCCCGAGACGCGCAGCGAGCGGATGTTCGCCGAGCTCGGGCCGGATTTCGCCGGCACCGACCCGACGACCGGCCGCCGGCGTGGTCTCAAGACCGCGATCGCCACCGTACGCAGCTGGCGGCGCAACCGGCGTGCGGTGGTCGCGCCCACCGATGACGACCTGGCGGCTTAG
- a CDS encoding AraC family transcriptional regulator — MQVFVGSQVSHWDFPRTTASVALMSEFACEKGLSAEDVLKGSGLSEADLHDHERMILGRQELAVATNLVKLLGEPAELGVRVGRSYYVGSFGIFGFACLTSSTLGDAVRFAARYYDLSYGFCLPTVTMAGTEVALRLDLPELTGPVAEFLMRRDLAAIARVMSELLGSPIPFTSIDFAGPPPSSGDAAACEAFGVTPGYGAPATVACWPAGLLDNRLPQASEMSRIMCEQQCQALLERRRQRTGVARQVRDRLASVDGEPHTIWAVARQLAMSERTLRRRLAEENTTFRELVEEVHRVLAEELLATGALSVEDVALRLGYAEATSFIAAFKRWTGTTPARYQRSVTARLAGIMDLSTAIG, encoded by the coding sequence ATGCAGGTGTTCGTCGGGTCCCAGGTGTCGCACTGGGATTTTCCGCGGACCACCGCCAGCGTCGCCCTGATGTCCGAATTCGCTTGCGAGAAAGGACTTTCGGCGGAAGACGTGCTCAAGGGCTCCGGACTGTCGGAAGCCGATCTGCACGACCACGAACGGATGATCCTGGGCCGCCAGGAGTTGGCGGTCGCGACGAACCTGGTGAAACTGCTGGGCGAGCCGGCCGAGCTTGGCGTGCGGGTGGGTCGCAGCTATTACGTCGGTTCCTTCGGCATCTTCGGATTCGCCTGCCTGACCAGCTCGACGCTGGGCGACGCGGTCCGGTTCGCGGCCCGGTACTACGACCTGAGCTACGGCTTCTGCCTGCCGACTGTCACCATGGCGGGAACCGAGGTGGCGTTGCGGCTCGACCTGCCCGAGTTGACCGGTCCGGTGGCCGAGTTCCTGATGCGCCGTGACCTGGCGGCGATCGCCCGGGTGATGTCGGAGTTGCTCGGCAGTCCCATCCCGTTCACCTCGATCGACTTCGCGGGCCCGCCGCCGTCGTCGGGGGACGCCGCGGCCTGCGAGGCGTTCGGGGTGACGCCGGGTTACGGCGCCCCGGCCACCGTGGCCTGCTGGCCGGCCGGGCTGCTGGACAACCGGCTACCCCAGGCCAGCGAGATGAGCAGAATCATGTGCGAGCAGCAGTGCCAGGCTCTGCTGGAGCGCCGCCGCCAGCGCACCGGGGTCGCCCGGCAGGTCCGCGACCGGCTGGCATCCGTCGACGGCGAACCGCACACGATCTGGGCCGTGGCCCGCCAACTGGCGATGAGCGAGCGGACCCTGCGGCGGCGGCTGGCCGAAGAGAACACCACTTTCCGGGAGCTGGTCGAGGAGGTGCACCGGGTGTTGGCCGAGGAGCTGTTGGCAACCGGCGCGCTCTCGGTGGAGGATGTGGCGTTGCGGCTGGGCTATGCCGAGGCGACCAGCTTCATCGCCGCGTTCAAGCGGTGGACGGGGACGACGCCGGCCCGCTATCAGCGCTCGGTGACGGCACGTTTGGCCGGAATCATGGATTTGTCGACCGCAATCGGCTGA
- a CDS encoding flavin-containing monooxygenase: MTSTPRVVVIGAGFGGLAAAYELSRDGLADVTVLEKADDIGGVWRENTYPGAACDVPSNLYSYSFARKTDWGRRYAEQPDILGYIHDTADRFGLRGLVRTGVEVTSASYDDSTATWRVATSAGDVVEADVLVPAVGQLSRPALPDIPGLGTFEGPSFHSAQWRHDVDLTGKRVAVLGTGASAIQFVPRIRQDAAQVTVFQRSAPYVVPKLDRAYTDSHHAAFAKVPGFAAAMRGTIWETTELLGFALTKAAPLARVLKTVAMSNLKRHIKDPVLRAKLIPDYPIGCKRVLFSSEWYPALACDNVDVETGAITEVTPTGVRTADGRLHDVDVIVYGTGFKATEFLAPMTITGRDGRDLHTEWAGGARAHLGMAVPGFPNMFLIYGPNTNLGSSSIILMMEQQARYIRQVVRELARGGGARAFEVRRDVEQAYDSGVQSRLERGVWTTCDSWYRASSGRVTTNWPGLVHEYQRRTRFVALADYHEILPVPAEVNA, from the coding sequence ATGACATCAACACCTCGCGTTGTGGTGATCGGGGCCGGCTTCGGTGGGCTCGCCGCCGCCTACGAGTTGTCCAGGGACGGCCTCGCCGACGTCACGGTGCTGGAGAAGGCCGACGACATCGGTGGTGTCTGGCGGGAGAACACCTACCCAGGCGCAGCCTGTGACGTCCCCTCGAACCTGTACTCGTACTCGTTTGCCCGCAAGACCGACTGGGGCCGCCGTTACGCCGAGCAACCCGACATCTTGGGCTACATTCACGACACCGCGGACCGGTTCGGGCTGCGCGGCCTGGTGCGGACCGGCGTTGAGGTCACCTCCGCCAGCTACGACGACAGCACCGCCACCTGGCGGGTGGCGACATCGGCTGGAGATGTCGTCGAGGCCGACGTGCTGGTGCCCGCGGTGGGGCAGCTGTCCCGGCCGGCGTTGCCCGACATTCCGGGACTCGGCACGTTTGAGGGTCCGTCGTTCCACTCGGCGCAGTGGCGCCACGACGTCGACCTGACCGGCAAGCGGGTCGCGGTGCTGGGCACCGGAGCCTCGGCGATCCAGTTCGTCCCGCGCATCCGCCAGGACGCGGCGCAGGTAACCGTCTTCCAGCGCTCGGCGCCCTACGTGGTGCCGAAGCTGGACCGGGCCTACACCGACTCCCACCACGCCGCCTTCGCGAAGGTCCCAGGTTTCGCCGCGGCCATGCGCGGCACCATCTGGGAGACCACCGAACTACTCGGCTTCGCGCTCACCAAGGCGGCGCCCCTGGCGCGGGTGCTGAAGACCGTCGCGATGTCAAACCTCAAGCGCCACATCAAGGATCCGGTGCTGCGGGCAAAGCTCATCCCCGACTACCCGATCGGGTGCAAGCGTGTGCTGTTCAGCAGCGAATGGTATCCGGCGCTGGCGTGCGACAACGTCGACGTCGAGACCGGGGCAATCACCGAGGTGACGCCGACGGGGGTGCGGACCGCCGACGGCAGACTGCACGACGTCGACGTGATCGTCTACGGCACCGGCTTCAAGGCCACCGAATTCCTGGCCCCGATGACGATCACCGGTCGCGACGGGCGCGACCTGCACACCGAATGGGCCGGCGGGGCCCGCGCCCACCTCGGCATGGCCGTGCCGGGCTTCCCCAACATGTTCCTGATCTACGGCCCGAACACCAACCTCGGCAGCAGCTCGATCATCCTGATGATGGAGCAGCAGGCCCGTTACATCCGCCAGGTCGTGCGGGAGCTGGCCCGCGGCGGGGGGGCCCGCGCGTTCGAGGTCCGCCGCGACGTCGAGCAGGCTTACGACTCGGGCGTGCAGTCCCGCCTGGAGCGCGGGGTGTGGACGACCTGCGACTCCTGGTACCGCGCCTCCTCGGGCCGGGTCACCACCAACTGGCCCGGGCTGGTCCACGAGTATCAGCGCCGCACCCGTTTCGTGGCGCTGGCGGACTACCACGAAATTCTCCCGGTACCGGCGGAGGTCAACGCGTGA
- a CDS encoding GMC oxidoreductase, with amino-acid sequence MSGFDYDVLVVGSGFGGSVTALRLSEKGYCVGVLEAGRRFRDEDFAKNSWHVRDYLFKPSVGCYGIQRIDVLSDAVVLSGAGVGGGSLVYANTLYEPGDPFYNDPRWSGITDWKDELAPWYDQATRMLGIETYPRTTPSDKVMLQIATDLGVADSFHATRVGVCFSGADGLAAPGAGVGDPYFGGVGPDRNACLHCGECMTGCRHNAKNTLVKNYLYLAEKLGATIHPLTTVVDVRPRRDGGYDVLTRRTGSKLRRRRRTFTAEQVVFSAAALGTQRLLHRLRDGGSLPHISSKLGELSRTNSEAILAVRARRDDVDYSEGVAITSSIHPDEHTHVEPCRYGHDSNLMGLLGTVLVDGLDGGLGRRGRWRTGMKELVRQRRDLRRLLNPKSWSQQTIPLLVMQTHDNSLTTFTRRGLFGRRMVTRQGVGEPNPTWIPVGHEVARRAAEHTDGIAGGAWADLADIPMTGHFIGGCVIGESAADGVVDPYHRMHGHPGLHVIDGSTITANLGVNPSLTITALAERATSLWPNKGEPDRRPPLGSAYLRVDPVPPVSPAVPASAPGALRGNRDYAR; translated from the coding sequence GTGAGCGGCTTCGACTATGACGTGCTCGTTGTCGGGTCCGGTTTCGGTGGCAGCGTCACCGCGCTGCGGTTGAGCGAAAAAGGCTATTGCGTAGGCGTTCTCGAGGCGGGCCGGCGATTCCGCGACGAGGACTTCGCGAAGAACAGTTGGCATGTGCGCGATTATCTGTTCAAGCCGTCGGTCGGCTGCTACGGCATCCAGCGGATCGACGTGCTCTCCGATGCCGTGGTGCTCAGCGGCGCCGGGGTCGGTGGCGGTTCGCTGGTCTACGCCAACACGCTGTACGAGCCCGGCGACCCGTTCTACAACGATCCGCGGTGGAGCGGGATCACCGACTGGAAAGACGAGCTCGCGCCCTGGTACGACCAGGCCACCCGGATGCTCGGCATCGAAACCTATCCGCGCACAACACCTTCGGACAAGGTGATGCTGCAGATCGCCACCGACCTCGGCGTCGCCGACTCCTTCCATGCCACCCGCGTCGGGGTGTGTTTCAGCGGCGCCGACGGACTGGCCGCCCCGGGCGCTGGGGTGGGCGACCCCTATTTCGGTGGCGTCGGCCCGGACCGCAACGCCTGCCTGCATTGCGGCGAGTGCATGACGGGTTGCCGGCACAACGCCAAGAACACGCTCGTCAAGAACTACCTGTATCTGGCCGAAAAGCTCGGTGCGACAATCCATCCGCTGACCACGGTGGTCGATGTCCGGCCGCGCCGGGACGGCGGGTACGACGTGCTCACCCGTCGCACCGGCAGCAAGCTGCGCCGGCGGCGCCGGACCTTCACCGCCGAGCAGGTGGTGTTCTCCGCGGCCGCGCTCGGCACCCAGCGACTGTTGCACCGGTTGCGCGACGGTGGCAGTCTGCCGCACATTTCGTCCAAGCTGGGCGAGCTGTCGCGCACCAACTCCGAGGCGATCCTGGCCGTACGGGCGCGCCGCGACGATGTGGACTACTCCGAGGGCGTGGCCATCACGTCGTCCATTCACCCCGACGAGCACACCCACGTCGAACCCTGTCGCTACGGCCACGATTCCAACCTGATGGGCTTGTTGGGCACGGTGCTGGTCGACGGGCTGGACGGTGGGCTCGGAAGAAGGGGCCGCTGGCGTACCGGCATGAAAGAGCTGGTGCGCCAACGCCGCGACCTGCGACGTCTGCTCAACCCGAAAAGCTGGTCGCAGCAGACCATCCCGCTGCTGGTGATGCAGACACACGACAACTCGCTGACCACCTTCACCCGGCGTGGGCTGTTCGGCCGTCGCATGGTGACCCGGCAGGGCGTGGGCGAGCCGAACCCGACCTGGATTCCGGTCGGCCACGAGGTCGCACGCCGCGCGGCAGAGCACACCGACGGCATCGCCGGCGGGGCCTGGGCGGACCTGGCGGACATCCCGATGACCGGACACTTCATCGGCGGCTGTGTGATCGGCGAAAGCGCCGCAGACGGCGTCGTCGATCCCTATCACCGCATGCATGGTCACCCGGGCCTGCACGTGATCGACGGCTCCACGATCACCGCCAATCTCGGGGTGAACCCGTCGCTCACCATCACCGCGCTGGCCGAGCGTGCCACGTCGCTGTGGCCGAACAAGGGTGAGCCCGACCGCAGGCCCCCACTGGGGTCGGCATACCTACGCGTCGATCCGGTGCCACCGGTCAGCCCGGCGGTGCCGGCCAGTGCGCCGGGGGCGTTGCGTGGCAACCGGGACTACGCTCGATAG